The Besnoitia besnoiti strain Bb-Ger1 chromosome IV, whole genome shotgun sequence genome contains a region encoding:
- a CDS encoding FFD and TFG box motifs protein (encoded by transcript BESB_053040), with protein sequence MAAAPLGSAPSAGAGDASAGGPADVGPGAELPYLGSQISLISNTEIRYEGILHSINAEQATVTLRMVRSLGTEGRRHPEDIPPSPQVYDCIVFKGSDIKDLTVCSEPDPSLVSHLSSFPPDPAIVSVSGPANAGGYGSAPLSSPEAMYMDPAGGVGRGAGARPAGTVPSPSLMGATPHQGLLPANPAAFHGAGAGLEPSVPGASAGPRGGSAGATPSPGLLGSASSPLLGGEHHPPLLGAAGAPSSGGFPAYPATGAAEGHRDAGAGYVPSPAGQNGRRGPQNMHFGALNGEGTGLKGGRDDGAFAAQQNPGYGRGGAAGRTGRGGFRGPKGQQGGGRGFYSNGGARGRSGSGSYGGFYGGGGRKNGYYGNNYAPGAGPAGGAEGQGRRGYYQRTPIGELKSHPNAQLKSETAEDFDFETMNKQFAKPTSLPPEERQQMEAGEGAGESAEESGSAEKKKPYDKNESFFDSISCEALDKQQGREERFDRQKQRQLDVSTFGSQAAHYRPMQGWGGVGVGRRGGRRGRGGRGRSGTHMSEGM encoded by the exons ATGGCAGCAGCACCTctcggctccgcgccctctgcaggcgcgggcgacgcgtctgcTGGCGGACCGGCCGATGTTGGCCCTGGCGCGGAGCTCCCTTACCTAGGCAGTCAAATTTCCCTCATTTCCAACACCGAAATTCGCTACGAAG GTATTCTGCACTCCATCAACGCGGAGCAAGCGACTGTGACCCTCCGGATGGTGCGGTCGCTTGGGACTGAGGGCAGGCGCCATCCAGAGGATattccgccgtcgcctcaaGTCTACGATTGCATTGTGTTCAAAG GCTCGGACATCAAGGATTTGACGGTGTGCTCCGAGCCTGACCCGTCGCTGGTGAGCCACTTGAGCTCCTTCCCGCCGGATCCTGCGATTGTCTCGGTGTCTGGGCCTGCGAATGCCGGCGGCTacggctctgcgcctctctcgtccCCCGAGGCGATGTACATGGAccccgcaggcggcgtggGACGGGGTGCGGGTGCGCGACCCGCGGGGACAGtcccctcgccgtcgctcatGGGTGCGACTCCCCACCAGGGTCTGTTGCCGGCGAACCCCGCGGCCTTccacggcgcgggcgccggtcTGGAGCCCAGCGTCCCCGGGgcctctgcaggcccgcggggcggcagtgccggcgccacgccgtcgcccggcTTACTGGgaagcgcctcgtctcccctGCTCGGTGGGGAGCACCATCCGCCGCTcttgggcgccgcgggcgcgccctcgagcgGGGGCTTCCCGGCGTACCCTGCCACGGGAGCCGCCGAGGGTCACagggacgcaggcgccgggtACGTGCCGTCACCAGCCGGGCAGaacgggcggcgcggcccaCAGAACATGCACTTCGGGGCCTTGAACGGCGAGGGCACAGGCCTGaagggcggccgcgacgacggcgccttcgcggctcaGCAGAACCCGGGCtacgggcgcggcggggccgCAGGGCGCACGGGCCGCGGGGGCTTCCGGGGGCCGAAGGGCCAGcagggcggaggccgaggctTCTACAgcaacggcggcgcgcgcggcaggagcGGCTCGGGCTCCTACGGCGGATTctacggcggcggcggtcggaAGAACGGCTACTACGGAAACAACTACGCGCCTGGAGCCGGACCCGCCGGCGGTGCCGAGGGGCAGGGACGCAGGGGCTACTACCAGCGTACCCCCATCGGCGAACTCAAGAGTCACCCGAACGCACAGCTCAAGAGCGAGACCGCCGAGGACTTCGACTTCGAGACCATGAACAAGCAGTTCGCCAAACCGA cgtcgcttccgcctgaggagaggcagcaaatgGAGGCGGGCGAAGGGGCTGGCGAAAGTGCGGAAGAGTCCgggagcgcggagaagaagaagccgtACGACAAGAACGAGTCGTTCTTCGACTCCATCTCTTGTGAAGCCCTAGACAAGCAGCAGGGCCGGGAGGAGCGGTTCGATCGCCAGAAACAGCGCCAGCTCGACGTGAGCACCTTCGGCTCGCAGGCTGCGCACTACAGGCCCATGCAGGGCTGGGGCGGCGTGGGCGTAGGACGACGCGGTGGCCGGCGGGGacgcggcgggagaggccgcagcgggaCACACATGTCGGAGGGAATGTAA
- a CDS encoding SAG-related sequence (encoded by transcript BESB_053050), translating to MARSIRREPRRGGLKSNARKLLAACVGGVLLLTSGQVEAQQPQDGLLRRVLEVSGEPSLKDNTATCRLTGSSGEAVQELPELTLSEKQLNATLVCEGDQPTRVPTKPENVCQDPQAKAVEVDEKNECKIGASASGSPVPLKTLLTATSQAKWENDKAAKGIQKLSWTLSLSKDDLPLTDNNFYVGCQKGTVSRSSETSACKVPVKILARHSSAEKNVVTCAYGATSNKTPVEVEMTQEQNTLKVVCGTQGSIHPLDYKTHFCEKEEMNACSKSYVDILPKFDEKWWTEEENKSVTLTIPSADFPTEDKSFYVGCTLSKSKNEEPQESPAVAAASGGSGATATTCKVLVTVKAVNSSLSAGAGVGMAAAVSGAAVLTGVLAGSL from the coding sequence ATGGCGAGAAGCATTCGAAGGGAAccgcgtcgcggaggcctcaAGTCCAACGCCCGCAAGCTCTTGGCTGCCTGCGTCGGTGGAGTTCTGCTGCTCACGAGTGGGCAAGTCGAGGCACAACAGCCTCAGGATGGGCTTTTGAGGCGGGTATTGGAGGTTAGTGGGGAGCCGAGCCTCAAAGATAACACTGCTACATGTAGATTGACGGGCTCATCAGGTGAGGCCGTACAAGAACTGCCGGAGCTCACTCTGTCCGAAAAACAGCTCAACGCTACTCTGGTGTGTGAAGGCGATCAGCCCACCAGAGTCCCAACGAAGCCTGAAAACGTCTGTCAAGATCCGCAAGCTAAAGCTGTGGAGGTCGATGAAAAAAATGAGTGCAAGATAGGAGCATCCGCCTCAGGCTCACCAGTCCCACTTAAGACACTGCTCACGGCAACGAGTCAAGCGAAGTGGGAGAACGACAAGGCTGCAAAGGGAATACAGAAACTTTCGTGGACGCTGAGCCTAAGCAAGGACGATCTTCCACTGACAGATAACAACTTCTACGTCGGCTGTCAGAAAGGTACTGTTAGTAGGAGCAGCGAAACTTCGGCTTGTAAGGTACCTGTGAAGATCTTGGCAAGACACTCGTCCGCCGAAAAGAATGTTGTCACCTGCGCCTACGGCGCGACCAGCAATAAAACCCCCGTAGAGGTGGAGATGACCCAGGAGCAGAACACGCTGAAGGTAGTGTGTGGAACGCAAGGTTCCATTCATCCTCTGGATTACAAAACTCATTTctgcgagaaggaagagatGAATGCGTGCTCGAAGTCCTACGTTGATATTCTCCCGAAGTTCGACGAGAAGTGGTggacagaggaggagaacAAGTCCGTCACGCTGACAATCCCTTCTGCAGATTTCCCCACTGAGGACAAGTCTTTCTACGTCGGCTGCACACTCAGCAAATCCAAAAATGAGGAACCTCAGGAGTCCCCTGCAGTGGCGGCAGCCAGTGGAGGGTCCGGCGCAACAGCGACGACTTGCAAGGTGCTGGTGACTGTCAAAGCAGTGAATTCGTCTTTGTCGGCAGGCGCAGGTGTGGGAATGGCAGCTGCAGTGTCTGGCGCAGCTGTGTTGACAGGGGTTCTCGCTGGTTCCCTCTGA
- a CDS encoding SAG-related sequence (encoded by transcript BESB_053060), translating to MVRSIRMEQRRGSLTAKARKILAMCVGGMLLLTSEQGRAQQQQDGPLRGAPEKVESPKIEANTAACKLSVGKAMSASDPAPDPTHLTLSVDQLAATLVCEGEGVAAVPNGLKNVCQENKAKEVQQDGDECTIGESKGAPVQLATFLAAESKAEWVESQTAERTTKKAWKLSLQKHDLPLLDQSFYVGCKSSASSGTHSACKVPVQVLARHSSTEDNVVTCAYGANSNDAVMPVEITQDHNTLTVVCGKEGSIEPTDYATKYCEDEGLKGCIKTYIEILPNFDEEWWTKVEGKDNSAKLTIPSTDFPSQDKSFYIGCTRTETKGGESLQTPAGKATGDASGAAPATCKVLVTVKAAGSPLLAGSGGAVAPAAFGAALLTGLVAGSLATHETRARSGKPHPVLASPFTGLKLMHISPDALNCMLHQVLARETTGVREGGAAMGISKLSRH from the exons ATGGTGAGAAGCATTCGAATGGAacagcggcgcggaagccTGACGGCCAAGGCCCGCAAGATCCTGGCTATGTGCGTGGGAGGAATGCTTTTGCTCACCAGTGAACAAGGCAGggcacagcagcagcaggatggaCCTTTGAGGGGGGCACCAGAGAAGGTTGAGTCTCCAAAGATTGAGGCAAACACTGCTGCATGCAAACTAAGCGTCGGCAAAGCAATGAGCGCCTCAGACCCGGCTCCAGACCCCACTCACCTGACGCTCTCCGTAGACCAGCTCGCAGCTACTCTGGtgtgcgaaggcgaaggagttGCTGCCGTCCCAAATGGGCTTAAGAATGTCTGTCAGGAAAATAAAGCCAAAGAAGTGCAGCAGGATGGCGACGAGTGCACCATCGGAGAAAGCAAAGGCGCACCAGTACAGCTGGCAACATttctcgcggcggagagtaAAGCAGAATGGGTGGAATCCCAAACCGCAGAAAGAACAACGAAAAAGGCATGGAAGCTGAGCCTTCAGAAGCACGACCTTCCTCTGCTCGATCAGAGCTTCTACGTTGGGTGTAAAAGCTCTGCTAGCAGCGGCACACACTCGGCCTGCAAAGTACCTGTGCAGGTCTTAGCGAGACATTCATCCACTGAAGACAACGTTGTCACCTGCGCCTACGGGGCTAACAGCAATGATGCCGTTATGCCGGTGGAGATAACACAAGACCATAACACGCTGACAGTGGTGTGCGGCAAGGAAGGCTCTATCGAACCCACCGACTACGCAACCAAGTACTGCGAGGACGAAGGTCTGAAGGGCTGCATCAAAACCTACATCGAGATTCTCCCGAACTTCGATGAAGAGTGGTGGACGAAAGTAGAGGGGAAGGACAATTCAGCAAAATTGACAATCCCTTCTACTGACTTTCCATCTCAGGACAAGTCGTTTTATATTGGCTGTACTCGCACTGAAACCAAGGGTGGGGAGTCTTTGCAGACGCCAGCAGGCAAGGCAACAGGTGACGCGTCAGGCGCTGCTCCGGCGACGTGCAAGGTATTGGTGACTGTCAAGGCAGCAGGGTCGCCTCTGTTGGCTGGCTCAGGTGGCGCAGTGGCACCTGCAGCTTTTGGTGCTGCCTTGTTGACCGGACTTGTTGCTGGCAGTCT AGCAACGCACGAAACTA GGGCCCGTTCCGGAAAACCACATCCGGTCCTCGCTTCCCCATTTACGGGGTTGAAGCTGATGCATATCTCCCCTGATGCACTGAACTGCATGCTGCACCAAGTGTTGGCACGCGAAACGACAGGCGTGCGCGAGGGTGGCGCCGCCATGGGCATCTCCAAATTGTCGCGGCACTAG
- a CDS encoding SAG-related sequence (encoded by transcript BESB_053070) yields the protein MAKSVRLERARRRRGGLMSKARKLVAACVGGVFLLITSRQVSVEALGSPQEQTPQSFEAPVFKDHTATCKLSSVSGASASAQSHLTLSEDQLAVTLVCQGGGATAVPDGPQTVCQELSTKKERGTADDCTIAESITGTPVSLATVLAADSQAKWEKDTTTEGSSAVSRTLTIRNKDLPLTDTSFYVGCRKSTGDNASKCKVPVKVLARHSSAETNIVTCAYGANSNEFPVNVEITQERNTLTVVCGTEGSIHPQEYKTQFCEKEDLNACTKSYSEILPMFDEQWWAEEKDSSVKLTIPSTHFPTQDQSFYMGCSPTKSENEESQVSSARAAGDAGSDTALSTCKVLVTVKASGSSLSAGPRVGMVTAVSGAAVLTEIIAGSL from the coding sequence ATGGCGAAAAGCGTTAGACTggaacgcgcgcggcggcggcgcggaggcctcatGTCCAAGGCCCGCAAGCTCGTGGCTGCGTGCGTCGGAGGAGTGTTTCTGCTCATCACGAGTCGTCAAGTCAGTGTAGAGGCATTGGGCAGTCCGCAAGAGCAAACCCCACAGAGTTTTGAGGCGCCAGTTTTCAAGGACCACACTGCCACATGTAAACTGAGCAGTGTGTCCGGAGCTAGCGCCTCCGCCCAAAGTCATCTGACTCTTTCCGAGGACCAGCTCGCCGTTACGCTTGTGTGTCAAGGAGGCGGTGCCACCGCCGTACCAGACGGGCCTCAAACTGTTTGTCAAGAACTTTCAACCAAGAAAGAGCGGGGTACTGCCGACGACTGCACGATTGCAGAAAGCATCACAGGCACACCGGTTTCATTGGCGACGGTGCTCGCGGCGGACAGTCAAGCGAAGTGGGAAAAAGACACCACCACAGAAGGCAGTAGTGCAGTCTCACGGACGTTGACCATTCGTAACAAAGATCTCCCTCTGACTGACACCAGCTTCTACGTGGGGTGCCGCAAAAGTACGGGGGATAACGCTTCGAAATGCAAGGTGCCTGTGAAGGTCTTGGCGAGACATTCATCAGCCGAAACTAACATTGTCACCTGCGCATACGGGGCGAACAGCAACGAGTTCCCCGTGAATGTGGAAATCACACAAGAGCGGAACACACTGACAGTAGTGTGTGGGACGGAAGGTTCCATTCATCCTCAGGAGTACAAAACCCAATTctgcgagaaggaagacctGAACGCGTGCACCAAGTCCTATAGTGAAATTCTGCCTATGTTCGACGAACAGTGGTgggcagaggagaaggacagTTCTGTCAAGCTGACAATACCGTCTACCCATTTCCCGACTCAGGACCAATCGTTCTATATGGGGTGCAGCCCGACCAAATCCGAAAATGAGGAATCTCAAGTCTCATCTGCAAGGGCGGCAGGGGATGCCGGGTCTGACACTGCTCTTTCAACGTGCAAGGTGTTGGTGACTGTCAAGGCGTCGGGCTCCTCCTTGtctgcaggcccgcgcgTCGGAATGGTGACTGCAGTTTCTGGCGCAGCTGTGTTGACGGAAATCATTGCTGGCAGCTTGTGA
- a CDS encoding SAG-related sequence (encoded by transcript BESB_053080) has translation MARSVRMERRRGVLQFKARKLWAACLGGVLLLTSGQVGAEQLQDGLSRRDLQDVDSSPAAANTAICKLHNPKVEAPVTSELTLSEERLTATLVCSGQNVVFVPANLENVCQKPPNGKSKESEDVCKKNTNDNDSKCKLPIYVLARASTVENVVTCAYGKKSNKTPVKVEITQDQNSLTILCGQEGSIQPTEYATKYCEADGLKDCSKSYTEILPAFDEKWTPLQGTDNSAKLAIPASEFPSGDKSFYIGCTPSGGKREEGKERSAGSAAAGGSDAAPTTCKVLVTVKAAGSSLSAGAGVAMSAATSGAALLTGLVAGSL, from the exons ATGGCGAGAAGCGTTCGAATGgaacgccggcgcggagtcCTCCAGTTCAAGGCCCGCAAGCTCTGGGCTGCATGCTTGGGCGGAGTTTTGCTCCTCACGAGTGGACAAGTCGGAgcagagcagctgcaggatgGCCTTTCGAGGCGAGATCTGCAGGATGTCGATTCCTCACCCGCTGCAGCAAACACTGCCATATGCAAACTGCACAACCCGAAAGTCGAAGCCCCAGTGACTAGCGAGTTGACACTGTCCGAGGAAAGGCTGACAGCTACTCTGGTATGTTCAGGCCAAAACGTCGTCTTCGTACCAGCAAATCTGGAGAACGTCTGCCAAAAACCGCCGAATGGAAAAAGCAAGGAATCGGAAGATGTGTGCAAG AAAAACACGAATGATAATGACTCAAAGTGCAAACTCCCCATATATGTGCTGGCAAGGGCGTCAACTGTCGAGAACGTCGTCACTTGCGCCTACGGTAAAAAGAGCAATAAAACCCCCGTGAAGGTGGAGATAACACAGGATCAGAACAGTCTGACAATTCTATGTGGACAGGAAGGCTCCATCCAGCCCACCGAGTACGCAACCAAGTACTGCGAGGCCGACGGTCTGAAGGATTGCAGCAAGTCTTACACTGAGATTCTCCCTGCGTTCGATGAAAAATGGACACCATTACAGGGGACGGACAACTCCGCGAAGTTGGCAATCCCTGCTAGCGAGTTCCCTTCTGGGGACAAGTCATTTTATATAGGCTGCACTCCCAGCGGAGGCAAACGTGAAGAGGGTAAGGAAAGGAGTGCAGGAAgcgcagccgctggaggATCCGACGCTGCTCCGACGACGTGCAAGGTGTTGGTGACCGTCAAGGCGGCGGGCTCGTCCTTGTCGGCTGGCGCAGGTGTTGCAATGTCCGCTGCAACATCTGGTGCTGCCTTGTTGACCGGGCTCGTTGCTGGCAGCTTGTGA
- a CDS encoding phosphatidylserine decarboxylase (encoded by transcript BESB_053090), with amino-acid sequence MDRSHAYDIIGIPACCVLMGFAERTVRLTLVVETGSKNRKDLTLTTTRIEVETDPCDGGWEDSTVGTTTTMCMIRSVERDAVNMLTTSLVNEDL; translated from the coding sequence ATGGACAGATCCCACGCCTACGATATCATCGGGATTCCAGCATGCTGTGTCCTTATGGGCTTCGCAGAGCGCACAGTGCGCCTCACACTCGTGGTGGAGACTGGAAGCAAGAATCGCAAGGATCTGACTctgacgacgacgagaatTGAAGTGGAGACAGACCCGTGTGACGGCGGCTGGGAAGACAGTACCGTTGGAACTACAACGACTATGTGTATGATTAGAAGTGTGGAGCGCGACGCAGTGAACATGCTAACGACCAGCCTCGTCAACGAGGACCTCTGA